GAATTCATGCTTGTATTTGGGAAGTAAAAGGAGCATCAGGGAGACAACGCCATGTTCTTTGTCTCTGAGAATGGAAAGATCGACCCGCTTATTTGCATCACGAAGCCGGCTGACAACGATTTTAACAATGCTAAAAAGCCATACCGGCACTTTCTGCATTGTTGCCTGAAACACGGCGGAATTTATTAGAAGTGCTTTTGTCGTATCAATTGCCCGCACAGTTGCAGAGCGCGGAAGATTATCCAGAAGAGACATCTCGCCAACAAGCGCACCATCACCAAGAACCGCGAGTTCAATTTCACCATCAGAGGTGGTTTTATAAACCCCCACCCGCCCTTCTTTGATTATGAAGAGTTCTTTGCCCCGTGTGCCTTCTTCAAAAAGGGTGGTTCCGGGTTTAAAGGTTTGAATATTTAGCTGTTGCGGGCGTTTGCCCGTTTTAAGTTCAGAACGGCCAATATCCGGCATAGCAGCAGCCTCAAAAAAATGAAATGGTGCCTGAAATACTGAAAAGCCAGGACTAATGGTAACAAAAAGAGAAGATAGAGTTTATCTTCTCTTTAATGATACATTCAAAGATGGAGATTGAAAAGATTTTATTTGCTTTCCTTGATTCTTGTCGCTTTTCCGGTTCGGCCTCTGAGATAGTAGAGTTTGGCCCGTCTTGTTTTCCCGCGAGTAAGGATCTGAATATCGGTAATGAGCGGAGAATAAAGAGGAAAAATCTTTTCGACATAAATACCGCGGGATGATTTTCTGACGGTAAATGTTTTTCCTGTTCCGCTTCCTCGCCGTTGAATGACTGTTCCCTGAAAGGTTTGGACACGTTCTTTATTTCCTTCGCGGATTCGCATGGAAACACGGACAGAGTCACCGGAATCAAAATCAGGCCGGTTTGCCTGCGTGTACTCTTTTTCGACTTGGTTTATTGTTTCCTGCACTTGGTTCCTCCTATTGTTAAATATTTCTTTTCTTTCGAACTTGTGACTTTATTGTTATTCTTCATCTTTTTCTTCATGAAAGCGGGTCCAAAGATCTTTTCTTTTCCGGCGTGTCAGTTCCCTGGCCTGTTCTTCCTGCCATTCTCTGATTTTGGCATGATTTCCGCTTAAAAGCACTTCCGGCACTTTCATGCCTCCAAACTCTTCGGGACGGGTATAATGAGGCATCCCGAGCAGACCATTGTAATGAGAATCTTCGGTCGGGCTAATTTCGTTGCCGAGTACCCCCGGAAGTAACCGAGTTATGGCATCGATAAAGACCATTGCCGGTATTTCTCCGCCCGAAAGAACAAAGTCGCCGATTGATATTTCACGGTCAACATAGGTATTCCGTATTCTCTGATCGATACCCTTATATCGGCCACAGAGTAGAATGATGGCCTGTTTCCGGGTAAATTTACGGCATAATTCATGGGTCAGCCGTTCTCCCTGAGGAGTAAAAAATACTACAAGCGGAGAACGAGTTTCCTGCTTTTTTTTACTTGCCCTGATTGCCCCGGCCAGAGGTTCGGGTTTCAAAACCATCCCTGAGCTTCCTCCATACGGATAATCATCGACTGTTTTATGGCGGTCATGCGCATAATTACGAATATTTTCAATATTGATTGTAATAGCCCCTTTATCCAGAGCCCGCTTGAGTATGCTGTCTGAAAAAACACCATCGAACATGGACGGAAAAAGCGTTAATATTTCAAAGAACATGATGTGTTATGGTGTATTATCTTGTTTTAGATCAAATGGTTAAAGCAAATCTTCAAGTAATGAGTTATCTACCAGAATTTTTCTGTTATCTTTATCTATTTTTTTTACAGCTTCTTTATTCAGTGGAATTATCGCTGTTGAATTATCGCTTTTTATTATCTCAAGAGCATCGGTTGTCGGAAAATTTAATACCTCTTTTATCGTTCCGACATACTTGTTTCCGGTTGCCCCAATTACCTGCATACCTTCAAGCTCAAAGTGATAATATTCATTTTCGGGTAGTTGGGGAAGTTCCTTTTCTCGTATAAGGATCAACCCATCCCGTAACTTTTCTGTCTGTTCCCGGTCGTCGAAACCTTTGAACTTGCAGCTGAAACCTTTGGGATTTCTGAAAATAGTTTCGAGTATTACCGAAAATCTTCCTGTCCCTTGCCGGTCAATAATAACTTCACAGGGCAAAGGAAGCGTTTCCAGAGCAGAGCCAAAGGCACTGACATAACACATGCCTTTTAATCCGACTGGTTTTCGAATGCGGCCGATTGCTGCAATGCCGGGATCATAGCCGCTATTTTGCGGCGAGGGCATTATTCACTCTTAGCTTTTTTGTCTCTATTTTTGGGTTTTCGCTTGCGTTCAGGTTTTCTTTGAAGGTCGAGGCTTTCGGGCGCGAGTCCACGATCCAGAGCCTCCATCTTCTGATAAAAATTATCCTGCTTCATCAAGCTATTCACCGTTGCCGTCGGCAGAGCACCCTGTTTTACCCAGTGGGCAATCCTTTCGGTTTTCAGCATAAATTCCTTGGGGTTTGCTTCGGGATTATATGTTCCCAGCGTTTCAAGGAATCGGCCGTCACGGGGCATTTTACTGTCGGTCGCAACAATACGGTAGCGGGCAAGGCCTTTCCTGCCGGATCGAGCTAAACGAATTTTTACTGCCAAATCATTCTCCTTGGAAAAAATGTGTGTATATAAAATTTTACTAATTGCTATCCTTACGATGACAGGAGATTGCGAAGGGCCGCTCCTTGACCGTGTTTGGAACTTATTTTGTTCATTCGTTTCATCATCGATTTCATAGAATCGAACTGTTTTAAAAAACGATTTACTTCCTGGACTGTCGTTCCGCTCCCGGCCGAAATTCGGCGCTTTCTCCTGCCGTCAATAACTGACGGTTTCCGGCGCTCCTCTTTTGTCATCGATTGTATTATCGCTTCCGTTCTCTTGAGTGCATTGTTGTCTATTTCTGCATCTTTCAACTGTGAGCCGACTCCCGGCATCATGGAGAGCAGATCGCCAAGAGGGCCCATTTTTTTAATCTGATTAAGCTGCTCAAGAAAATCCTGGAGGGTGAAACTATTTTTTCTGAGTTTTTTCTCAAGTTTCCTGCTTTTTTCTTCATCAAAGGATTCCTGAGCTTTTTCCACCAGTGAAACGATATCACCCATTCCGAGGATACGGGATGCCATTCGTTCGGGATGAAATATCTCGAGGCCATCAGGTTTTTCACTTGTTCCGACAAATCGGATCGGTACACCGGTGACATTGAGAATAGACAAGGCGGCGCCACCGCGTGCATCGCCATCCATTTTTGTAAGAATAACACCGTTAAAACTGGTTTCCTTATGAAATTCGGTTGCCGCCGTGACCGCATCCTGCCCTGTCATGGCATCTGCTACAAAAAAGATTTCATCCGGTTTGATTTCTTTACGAAGGTTCCGGAGTTCGGCCATCATTTCGGCATCGATATGTAACCGGCCGGCAGTATCGATTATTGCAAGGGTACATCCTTCCTGTTTTGCATGATGTAGCCCATTTTTTGCGATATCAAGGGGTTTTTTTTCACGGTCAACATAGGTGGGGATATTCAGGGATTTTCCAAGAGATTCGAGCTGATCGATAGCCGCCGCACGATAGGTGTCGCAGGCGATGAGAAGTGGGCGGTGCCCCTGCTTACGGAAATGAAGTCCAAGTTTGGCACAGGAGGTCGTTTTTCCGGAGCCCTGAAGGCCGGCTACCATGATAATGTTTAACCGGTTAGTATGATATTTTGCCGGTTGAGCATCGCCACCCATAAGCTGTGTCAGCTCATCATTAACAATTTTGACAAATTGCTGCCCTGGTGCGATTCCCCGCAGAGCTTCGGTTCCGACAGCCTTCTGTTCGACATCGGAGATGAACCTTTTCACCACCCGATAATTAACATCAGCCTCAAGAAGCGCACGTTTAACCTCGCGCATCGCTTCGGCAATGTTTTCGTCGGTAAGCCGGCCACGGGCTTTTAGTTTTTTAAATATAGAATCGAATCTTCCGGATAATTCTTCAAACATACGGTTCTGTAATGCCCTCTGTATTTGTACTGCCTTCCATTGCCAGGCTGGAAAACGGGTATTTTATGCGAAAACTATTGAAAATAATTGTCGGAAGGATAATCGGACAAGGTGTACAATTTTATTGGCCACCTTCAGCAATTCAGAAATGCTTCGATAACTCTTTTTCCCTCATTATCCTTCGAAATATTTTGACTTGGTTTTATTATGATAGATAAAGTATTATATATTATGTTATCATTAATATTCGAACAGGCAGACAAATTATTCACCCTATCAAAGGAGGAACAGATGGCGATGGATACCATGTGGGAAAAGATCAAAAAAGGTCTCAAGGACGGTGCGGCAATGTCGATGGATAAAATAGAAGAATATACCAAGATCGGGAAGCTCAAGATTGAGGAAATGGCTGCCAACCGGAAAATCGATCGCAACTATATGGATATTGGCGAACGGGTGTTTAACCTTGTTGAAGAGGGTAAAAGCGGAGAAGTCGGTGATGATCTTACCGTTAAATCGGCAATCGAAAATATTAAATCATTAAAAGATGAGC
This Chitinivibrionales bacterium DNA region includes the following protein-coding sequences:
- the rpsP gene encoding 30S ribosomal protein S16 — translated: MAVKIRLARSGRKGLARYRIVATDSKMPRDGRFLETLGTYNPEANPKEFMLKTERIAHWVKQGALPTATVNSLMKQDNFYQKMEALDRGLAPESLDLQRKPERKRKPKNRDKKAKSE
- a CDS encoding signal recognition particle protein; translation: MFEELSGRFDSIFKKLKARGRLTDENIAEAMREVKRALLEADVNYRVVKRFISDVEQKAVGTEALRGIAPGQQFVKIVNDELTQLMGGDAQPAKYHTNRLNIIMVAGLQGSGKTTSCAKLGLHFRKQGHRPLLIACDTYRAAAIDQLESLGKSLNIPTYVDREKKPLDIAKNGLHHAKQEGCTLAIIDTAGRLHIDAEMMAELRNLRKEIKPDEIFFVADAMTGQDAVTAATEFHKETSFNGVILTKMDGDARGGAALSILNVTGVPIRFVGTSEKPDGLEIFHPERMASRILGMGDIVSLVEKAQESFDEEKSRKLEKKLRKNSFTLQDFLEQLNQIKKMGPLGDLLSMMPGVGSQLKDAEIDNNALKRTEAIIQSMTKEERRKPSVIDGRRKRRISAGSGTTVQEVNRFLKQFDSMKSMMKRMNKISSKHGQGAALRNLLSS
- the rplS gene encoding 50S ribosomal protein L19, which gives rise to MQETINQVEKEYTQANRPDFDSGDSVRVSMRIREGNKERVQTFQGTVIQRRGSGTGKTFTVRKSSRGIYVEKIFPLYSPLITDIQILTRGKTRRAKLYYLRGRTGKATRIKESK
- the rimM gene encoding 16S rRNA processing protein RimM, which translates into the protein MPSPQNSGYDPGIAAIGRIRKPVGLKGMCYVSAFGSALETLPLPCEVIIDRQGTGRFSVILETIFRNPKGFSCKFKGFDDREQTEKLRDGLILIREKELPQLPENEYYHFELEGMQVIGATGNKYVGTIKEVLNFPTTDALEIIKSDNSTAIIPLNKEAVKKIDKDNRKILVDNSLLEDLL
- the trmD gene encoding tRNA (guanosine(37)-N1)-methyltransferase TrmD, encoding MFFEILTLFPSMFDGVFSDSILKRALDKGAITINIENIRNYAHDRHKTVDDYPYGGSSGMVLKPEPLAGAIRASKKKQETRSPLVVFFTPQGERLTHELCRKFTRKQAIILLCGRYKGIDQRIRNTYVDREISIGDFVLSGGEIPAMVFIDAITRLLPGVLGNEISPTEDSHYNGLLGMPHYTRPEEFGGMKVPEVLLSGNHAKIREWQEEQARELTRRKRKDLWTRFHEEKDEE